A single genomic interval of Astyanax mexicanus isolate ESR-SI-001 chromosome 4, AstMex3_surface, whole genome shotgun sequence harbors:
- the insl3 gene encoding insulin-like 3 (Leydig cell) — protein sequence MNLKVLVTLAVVLMVGDGESGGDETRLKLCGREFIRMVVTSCGSSRLRRSAPEPNTIRQMFGEDDGSSVENRTAGTRTPRNAGPAGVCCRSGCTMSELVQYC from the exons ATGAATCTGAAGGTACTGGTGACTCTGGCTGTGGTTCTGATGGTGGGAGACGGAGAGTCCGGAGGAGACGAGACGCGGCTGAAGCTCTGCGGCCGAGAGTTTATCCGGATGGTCGTTACGTCCTGCGGGAGTTCCAGACTCCGACGCTCCGCACCCGAACCCAACACCATCA GGCAGATGTTTGGTGAGGATGACGGATCTTCAGTGGAGAACCGAACCGCAGGAACCCGAACGCCGCGGAACGCCGGGCCGGCTGGAGTTTGCTGTCGGTCTGGCTGCACCATGAGCGAACTGGTTCAATACTGCTAA
- the si:rp71-39b20.4 gene encoding potassium voltage-gated channel subfamily V member 2, producing MNQTRRHLKKLKKRRSSLFASLKLNDSFSQSIDEEDSAFPFSQDSSVKPWTSMDNLDSPPPKTDSKNKNKEKKSNEKDTARLPHRHSSTINLNVGGKVFNIPKHLAIKYPKSRIGSLALCTDPVKQLTLCDDYCVITNEFFFDRDPTFFHYIFHFYYSNMLWVMESLCPINFEEEMKFWGLHLRDTPRCCRILYEEKADEIRDQLKVNRELMAEIEPLHNEEGFQTMFLGGLRKTLWDLMENPYSSIAAKAFAVFSSLFVLISIVAMTLNTVDELKNYKLYGKTYMEFIEIVSILFFTFEYFLRLLTTCDVKHFLKSALNFVDLVAVMPYFIQLMFELFADQEDVSVQDDLKTMARVSKVSKVLKVVKLMRIFRILKLARHSTGMRAFGFTLRQCFEQVCCLFLFIIMGIFTFSALMYSVEQDVDGSPFSSIPDAWWWAAVSISTVGYGDVVPISYSGRVVAFGCISFGIILNGMPISILFNKFSDYYAKLKAQEYTNTKVQRSLQLRKRLRRKFETCFEPPAEEPEEEFHQHRNPR from the exons ATGAACCAGACCAGGCGACATTTAAAGAAGCTGAAAAAGAGGCGCTCCAGCCTTTTCGCCAGTCTGAAACTCAACGACAGCTTCTCCCAGAGCATTGATGAAGAGGACAGCGCGTTCCCCTTCTCGCAGGACAGTTCCGTTAAACCGTGGACATCGATGGACAACCTCGACAGTCCTCCACCTAAAACCGactccaaaaacaaaaacaaagagaagaagagTAACGAGAAAGACACAGCCAGGCTTCCGCACAGACACTCTAGCACCATCAATCTGAACGTCGGAGGAAAAGTCTTTAACATCCCGAAACATCTTGCCATCAAATATCCTAAATCCAGAATAGGCAGTTTAGCCCTGTGCACAGACCCAGTCAAGCAGCTAACGCTCTGTGACGATTACTGCGTCATCACCAACGAGTTTTTCTTCGACAGAGACCCGACTTTCTTCCACTACATCTTTCACTTTTACTACAGTAACATGCTCTGGGTCATGGAGAGCCTGTGCCCCATCAACTTTGAGGAGGAGATGAAGTTCTGGGGTTTACACCTGCGGGACACGCCTCGCTGCTGCCGGATTCTCTACGAGGAAAAGGCGGATGAAATCCGAGACCAGCTGAAGGTAAACAGGGAACTGATGGCTGAGATTGAGCCCCTTCACAATGAAGAGGGCTTCCAGACCATGTTCCTGGGTGGGCTGCGGAAGACCTTGTGGGATCTGATGGAGAACCCGTACTCCTCAATTGCAGCCAAAGCTTTCGCGGTCTTTTCCAGCCTCTTTGTCCTCATCTCCATCGTGGCCATGACTCTGAACACCGTGGACGAACTGAAAAACTATAAGCTGTACGGAAAAACGTACATGGAGTTTATCGAAATCGTTTCCATCCTCTTCTTCACTTTTGAATACTTCCTCCGTCTGCTGACCACATGTGACGTAAAGCATTTTCTAAAAAGTGCCCTGAACTTCGTGGACTTGGTGGCAGTCATGCCTTATTTCATACAGCTGATGTTTGAACTGTTTGCGGATCAGGAGGATGTCAGCGTTCAGGACGACCTCAAGACGATGGCAAGAGTGAGCAAGGTCAGCAAAGTGCTGAAAGTGGTCAAACTAATGCGAATTTTCCGCATTCTCAAATTAGCACGACACTCGACGGGCATGCGAGCGTTCGGCTTCACGCTGCGGCAGTGTTTTGAGCAGGTCTGCTGTCTGTTCCTCTTCATCATAATGGGAATCTTCACCTTCTCTGCTCTGATGTACTCGGTGGAGCAGGACGTGGACGGATCTCCGTTCAGCAGCATTCCTGACGCCTGGTGGTGGGCTGCG GTGAGCATTTCCACGGTGGGTTATGGAGACGTGGTGCCCATCTCCTATTCTGGCCGAGTCGTGGCGTTTGGCTGCATTTCGTTCGGCATCATTCTGAACGGGATGCCCATCTCCATCCTCTTTAATAAATTCTCTGACTACTATGCCAAGCTGAAGGCTCAGGAGTACACCAACACCAAAGTGCAGCGCAGTCTGCAGCTCCGTAAACGTTTACGCAGAAAGTTTGAAACGTGCTTCGAACCTCCAGCCGAAGAACCCGAGGAGGAGTTCCACCAACACCGGAACCCTCGCTGA
- the LOC125801755 gene encoding uncharacterized protein LOC125801755, with translation MCGGSGGGVGSEGGLGSGGGWGSVGGMGSGGGVGSEGGLGSGGGWGSGGGVGSGGGVGSEGGVFAGGGVGSEGGWGSGGSWGSVGGVGSEGGWGSVGGVGSGGGVGSVEGVGSGGGWGSVGGVGSGGGVGSGGGVGSVEGVGSGGGWGSEGGRGSEGGRGSGGGWGSVGGVGSGGGWGSVGGVGSGGGWGDTRIFPSSRKFDSEINSYKKITFYN, from the coding sequence atgtgtggaGGTTCTGGAGGAGGTGTAGGTTCAGAAGGAGGTCTGGGTTCTGGAGGAGGTTGGGGTTCTGTAGGAGGTATGGGTTCTGGAGGAGGTGTAGGTTCAGAAGGAGGTCTGGGTTCTGGAGGAGGTTGGGGTTCTGGAGGAGGTGTGGGTTCTGGAGGAGGTGTGGGTTCTGAAGGAGGTGTTTTTGCTGGAGGAGGTGTGGGTTCTGAAGGAGGTTGGGGTTCTGGAGGAAGTTGGGGTTCTGTAGGAGGTGTGGGTTCTGAAGGAGGTTGGGGTTCTGTAGGAGGTGTGGGTTCTGGAGGAGGTGTGGGTTCTGTAGAAGGTGTGGGTTCTGGAGGAGGTTGGGGTTCTGTAGGAGGTGTGGGTTCTGGAGGAGGTGTGGGTTCTGGAGGAGGTGTGGGTTCTGTAGAAGGTGTGGGTTCTGGAGGAGGTTGGGGTTCTGAAGGAGGTCGGGGTTCTGAAGGAGGTCGGGGTTCTGGAGGAGGTTGGGGTTCTGTAGGAGGTGTGGGTTCTGGAGGAGGTTGGGGTTCTGTAGGAGGTGTGGGTTCTGGAGGAGGTTGGGGAGATACAAGGATTTTTCCATCCTCTAGAAAATTCGACAGTGAGATTAATTCctataaaaaaatcactttttataattaa